One window from the genome of Bdellovibrio sp. ArHS encodes:
- a CDS encoding HAMP domain-containing sensor histidine kinase: MSKTTSSTTVSRPFLWIWLFLGISLTVAALSFAYEVSTAKSSVQRYVGIWEDDIARAKIFRDDSSLQNKILKQLKEVHTAVGETDVQNPETLKCLLSSDLPITYNSLPAGTIRVCFQVVELAKRSLVSPVFLVGLLLVLFFLGFALRRELINRIHEQKLEAELSLNKEIAAISRQVAHDIRGPLTALTTLSQLSHEMSAEKKELLNLSVSRIRGIADDLLNRGKTVESGTAHSFPGEDLSRIAETLLKEYRFSHPDVEFTLHKHVSSSKIGISLESVKVQRILSNLLNNSLEALPASEAAIHMTLLERDEHWLLQIMDNGAGIPEEILPSLMQEGVSYGKENGHGLGLFDARKTLTSIGGDLQLRSRPGVGTQVILLFPKRSESQSQIS, encoded by the coding sequence ATGAGCAAAACGACCTCTTCAACAACTGTCAGCCGCCCCTTTCTGTGGATCTGGCTTTTTCTGGGCATAAGCCTGACTGTCGCGGCGTTAAGTTTTGCTTACGAAGTCTCTACAGCGAAGTCTTCGGTGCAACGTTATGTCGGCATTTGGGAAGATGATATCGCCCGCGCGAAGATCTTTCGGGACGACTCTAGTTTGCAGAACAAAATTCTTAAACAGCTTAAAGAAGTGCATACCGCCGTCGGTGAAACAGATGTGCAGAATCCCGAGACTTTAAAATGTCTTTTGTCTTCCGACCTGCCGATCACTTATAATTCATTGCCCGCAGGCACCATCCGAGTTTGTTTTCAGGTTGTCGAGTTGGCAAAGCGCAGTTTGGTTTCACCAGTATTCCTAGTGGGACTTCTTTTGGTTTTGTTTTTCTTAGGCTTTGCCCTTCGTCGTGAACTGATCAATCGAATCCATGAACAAAAGCTGGAAGCAGAGCTGTCCCTGAATAAGGAGATTGCCGCGATCTCACGTCAGGTCGCTCACGATATTCGCGGTCCTTTAACGGCCCTAACAACCCTCAGTCAGTTGTCCCATGAAATGAGTGCGGAAAAGAAAGAACTTTTAAATCTATCGGTCAGTCGCATTCGGGGTATCGCCGACGATCTGTTGAATCGTGGAAAAACGGTGGAAAGTGGTACGGCCCACAGTTTTCCAGGCGAGGACCTGTCACGCATCGCCGAAACCCTGTTAAAGGAATATCGGTTTTCCCATCCTGATGTTGAGTTCACTCTGCACAAGCACGTCAGCAGTTCCAAAATCGGCATAAGCCTGGAATCCGTGAAAGTGCAGCGCATTTTGAGCAATCTCTTGAATAATTCTTTAGAAGCCTTGCCGGCGTCCGAAGCAGCCATCCATATGACTTTATTAGAGCGGGACGAACACTGGTTGTTGCAAATCATGGACAACGGGGCGGGTATTCCCGAAGAGATTCTTCCCAGCCTGATGCAAGAGGGTGTTAGTTATGGCAAGGAAAATGGTCATGGCCTGGGTCTTTTTGATGCTCGTAAAACTCTGACATCAATCGGCGGTGATTTGCAGTTACGATCACGTCCTGGCGTGGGAACGCAGGTGATCCTGCTATTTCCGAAGCGGAGTGAATCTCAGTCGCAGATTTCTTAG
- a CDS encoding helix-turn-helix transcriptional regulator, with product MTPLYVFIDAYRFRTAMESRNLSAQSLALALAVAPKTVQRWLNGRVRRIRIESADQIAAILKMEKKDFLREGPPISISCRNESVDILLSDRCVQVFSVADKMDLYVKLLRSFSLNMLPSEQRADVLLQKGVVALRFMRSRSATTSLNEAQSIYRAIKNYSGQVDCLNTWTQVDNLLGHFEEAMKKSVEAENLISVFDLADKKPELLHHRALLFVQGNRFSEAVELLKEALKLEFRKEAVDWISQARRYKDLAEVFRLLKDYGSALKYSLRSQKLSERCGYFRGKINAHFQLSLIYFFKKNYTESFQHLRSAQAAEKYVSEKDLDVFNLRVLFFWHLKMKDFGAARENVFKRITFSRSVRAVQALAKLDYLLLSKISKGLVPYRSSFESALLQTWDVDSRQRQAAEKVLQMGWGLDFEDVLEEMDL from the coding sequence ATGACTCCTTTATATGTTTTCATCGATGCTTATAGGTTTAGGACGGCGATGGAGTCCAGAAATCTGTCTGCGCAGTCATTGGCCTTGGCGTTGGCAGTGGCTCCCAAAACTGTCCAGCGCTGGCTGAATGGAAGGGTTCGGCGTATACGCATTGAAAGCGCCGACCAGATAGCTGCCATTTTAAAAATGGAAAAGAAAGACTTCTTAAGGGAAGGTCCTCCGATTTCTATTTCCTGTCGAAATGAATCCGTCGACATTTTGTTGAGTGATCGCTGTGTGCAAGTTTTCAGTGTTGCCGATAAAATGGATTTGTATGTGAAGTTGCTGCGATCCTTCTCGTTGAACATGCTGCCTTCCGAGCAAAGGGCGGATGTGTTATTACAAAAAGGCGTCGTTGCACTGCGATTTATGCGGTCGCGATCAGCCACAACTTCTTTGAATGAGGCGCAGTCCATCTACCGCGCGATCAAAAACTATTCGGGCCAGGTGGATTGTTTGAATACCTGGACCCAGGTTGACAACCTGCTTGGCCATTTTGAAGAGGCTATGAAGAAAAGTGTGGAAGCAGAAAATCTGATTTCAGTTTTCGATTTGGCGGATAAAAAGCCGGAACTTCTGCATCACAGAGCTCTTCTTTTCGTACAAGGGAATCGGTTTTCTGAGGCGGTAGAACTTTTAAAAGAAGCTCTGAAGTTAGAGTTTCGTAAAGAGGCTGTCGATTGGATCAGTCAGGCCCGGCGTTACAAGGATCTCGCCGAAGTTTTTAGGCTTTTAAAGGATTATGGCTCTGCATTGAAATATTCCCTGCGCAGTCAGAAGTTGTCGGAAAGATGCGGATACTTTCGCGGTAAGATCAATGCGCATTTTCAGCTTTCTTTGATTTATTTTTTCAAAAAAAATTATACGGAATCTTTTCAGCACTTGAGGTCGGCCCAGGCGGCAGAGAAATATGTATCGGAAAAGGATCTGGACGTATTCAATCTTCGAGTTCTGTTCTTCTGGCATCTGAAGATGAAAGACTTTGGGGCCGCCCGAGAGAATGTCTTTAAAAGAATCACTTTCAGTCGAAGTGTCAGAGCTGTTCAGGCCCTTGCCAAGCTCGACTATTTATTGTTGTCGAAGATTTCAAAGGGCCTCGTGCCTTACCGAAGTTCTTTTGAGAGTGCTCTTTTGCAGACGTGGGACGTTGACAGTCGACAGCGACAGGCGGCAGAAAAAGTGTTGCAAATGGGATGGGGACTGGATTTTGAAGACGTTCTGGAGGAGATGGATCTTTAG